One genomic segment of Danio rerio strain Tuebingen ecotype United States chromosome 11, GRCz12tu, whole genome shotgun sequence includes these proteins:
- the si:ch211-213o11.11 gene encoding probable G-protein coupled receptor, whose product MDASGLPPAAAELNETELNETLTHGHPIHLAPSMQLGSMSNPQSRLRDMSGLVVMVTLNAIALIANSAVLAIVVKVPHLRKFSLVCHLCIVDLLCAALLMPLGIVCGSPFFAGVVFSVLECRLYIFLNAFLVSASIFTVTVISIERYFYIVHPMRYEAKMTPWLSAAVMGLVWVASTLLGLATVFGWPSYGSRSSIAATHCSLHWSHSGHRRVFAILFCTVCFCVPAAIIIAVYGNVYKVAHTAARERGPIPSWTIATAHPKRRSDSVNSQTTIITTSTSVRRNQVPRRKRRTLVGGKAALTLAIIVGQFLLCWLPYFAFHLHLSLGISHSTSEEAEGPVTWLAYSTFAVNPFFYGLLNRQIREELCKIFLCCRSAGRPVRPSPSGHERSGHEDFFHFLHRRGDRDGVRCNYHMATSRNTTDQTSFRIPGQIPEEIT is encoded by the coding sequence atggaTGCTTCTGGATTACCTCCAGCAGCAGCAGAGCTCAATGAAACTGAACTTAATGAGACACTGACTCATGGCCACCCCATACATCTGGCTCCCAGCATGCAGTTAGGGAGTATGTCCAACCCGCAGTCACGTTTACGAGACATGTCAGGCCTCGTCGTAATGGTGACCCTTAATGCGATAGCACTAATAGCCAACAGCGCAGTGCTAGCCATAGTGGTGAAAGTGCCACATCTCCGCAAGTTCAGTTTAGTCTGTCACCTTTGCATTGTAGATTTGCTATGTGCCGCTCTGCTAATGCCGCTTGGCATTGTCTGTGGTTCGCCGTTCTTCGCCGGCGTCGTCTTTTCCGTACTCGAATGCAGGTTGTACATATTCCTCAATGCCTTTCTTGTATCTGCCTCAATCTTCACGGTCACTGTGATAAGCATCGAACGCTACTTCTACATCGTGCATCCTATGAGGTACGAGGCTAAAATGACCCCTTGGTTGTCAGCGGCTGTAATGGGACTCGTTTGGGTGGCGTCCACTTTGCTAGGACTCGCGACAGTCTTCGGATGGCCCAGTTATGGAAGTAGAAGCTCAATCGCAGCAACTCACTGCTCCCTCCATTGGAGCCACAGCGGACATAGGAGAGTGTTTGCGATTTTATTCTGCACAGTTTGTTTTTGTGTGCCGGCTGCTATTATTATTGCCGTCTATGGGAATGTTTATAAGGTCGCCCACACAGCTGCCCGGGAAAGAGGACCGATCCCGAGTTGGACAATAGCGACGGCTCATCCGAAACGTAGGTCTGATTCGGTCAACAGCCAAACTACAATCATCACCACCAGCACAAGCGTCCGCAGGAATCAAGTCCCTCGTCGGAAAAGGAGAACACTTGTTGGTGGAAAGGCAGCACTTACTTTAGCCATCATCGTGGGTCAGTTCCTGCTCTGCTGGCTGCCTTATTTCGCTTTCCACCTTCATTTATCCCTGGGTATCTCCCATAGTACTTCTGAAGAAGCCGAAGGTCCCGTCACCTGGCTGGCGTATTCGACTTTCGCCGTCAATCCCTTTTTTTACGGCCTGCTCAATCGGCAGATTAGGGAAGAGTTGTGTAAGATATTCCTGTGTTGCCGATCGGCTGGCAGACCAGTGCGACCTTCACCGTCAGGCCACGAACGCTCAGGACATGAAGACTTTTTCCATTTTTTGCACAGGAGAGGTGACAGGGATGGGGTTAGATGCAATTATCACATGGCTACATCGAGGAATACAACGGACCAGACAAGTTTTAGGATACCAGGGCAAATACCTGAAGAGATcacctaa